The Hydra vulgaris chromosome 11, alternate assembly HydraT2T_AEP genome contains a region encoding:
- the LOC105843824 gene encoding major egg antigen isoform X2 encodes MSLWYPLRRYLWYSLRRTHFPKLEAGSIKKNMTFWQVPVQEYNPTDHALDKTDNTFSLLKHFPFFENLPALNDTMTRIKYKNKDLFENFSHVTHPVLNWSVLNNDGFVVNLDIEHFKPEEVTMKVEGRFLEVCGKHKNTNENGFESSEFLRKYTIPDDVDPTALTSTISEDGILQIRAPKMLPLTKGIVEPSKEAFKYCLDVKGFKPEEISVQMKGRSLLVHCETKTENTNEHGYNSHHKELTRNIFLPDDVDPSQLSLTYSKDLKLTIEAIQSFPQPPLQLEIKVEE; translated from the exons ATGTCTTTATGGTATCCTCTAAGAAGATATTTATGGTATTCTTTAAGAAGAACCCATTTTCCGAAGCTAGAGGCAGGCTCAATAAAG aaaaatatgacGTTTTGGCAAGTACCTGTTCAAGAGTATAATCCAACTGATCATGCTTTGGATAAAACGGATAACACATTCTCTCTTCTGAaacattttcctttttttgaaaaccttcCTGCTTTAAATGACACAATGACAagaataaagtataaaaacaaagatcTTTTTGAAAACTTCTCACATGTGACTCATCCGGTTTTGAATTGGTCTGTTTTGAATAATGATGGATTCGTTGTTAATCTTGATATCGAACATTTTAAACCGGAAGAGGTTACTATGAAAGTAGaag gACGATTTCTTGAAGTATGTggcaaacataaaaatacaaatgaaaacGGTTTTGAATCTAGTGAATTTCTCAGAAAGTACACTATTCCAGATGATGTAGATCCAACTGCTCTTACTTCAACTATCAGTGAAGATGGAATTTTGCAAATCCGAGCTCCCAAAATGTTACCTTTAACAAAAGGTATTGTGGAACCATCAAAAGAGgcatttaaatattgtttagatGTAAAAGGTTTTAAACCAGAAGAGATTTCAGTTCAAATGAAAGGTAGAAGCTTACTTGTTCATTGTGAAACCAAAACTGAAAATACTAATGAGCACGGGTATAACTCGCATCACAAAGAGCTtacaagaaacatttttttacctgatgatgTTGATCCATCACAACTAAGTTTAACTTATAGCAAAGACCTCAAACTAACTATTGAAGCAATACAAAGTTTTCCACAACCTCCATTACAACTTGAAATCAAAGTAGAAGAATAA